Proteins encoded within one genomic window of Siniperca chuatsi isolate FFG_IHB_CAS linkage group LG4, ASM2008510v1, whole genome shotgun sequence:
- the LOC122874239 gene encoding Fanconi anemia group A protein, with the protein MSLSASCESVSQKRTLSSLLAGRVVKRPKQGDGQHLHEATIQLLEQQQNLCSLLREVGNPDLCNIFCAENGEQKQAESEGISSAITGSLLVCGLRRQASQLGVPVAVLSVKMVLERLMEITGTEEVKEEEDKRRELLTSSQRVQLCVLLEFSKELLSQGALCPKLLWQEYRRDQRLPKLEVVYHLHFYNILTLKYILESDEGVRLWLVSQLKALCVWTPPQGEEEIRQVQQKVLSTVVGVLVGTGFDVSHEPAAADRRISLLCCSVLDDMLFWLLDTVEKSLTLQSAGAGAKLWIQIFDASLCGVSASADALQRFFTHSLTQTLTYKPRLTVSDAITLQNEWTFAKTSRLLTSFFCKLAVIFSVEQLLCHLQQVLETHEVSWKHVLCFLSTLLVYNPCAQPSLRDLLSRLLSSAFEGYDLENVITAFLLARQGALEGPGIFPSYSDWFKMSFGGGSGYHATSKKSLVFLLKFLSDLVPFEPPQYLKVHILHPPYVPVKHRSLLMEYVSLAKTRLADLKESMEDMGLYEDVSGAGGASVQPQCQAVQDVEKAVSLFESTGRISATVMEASIFRRPYFLTRFLPALLTPRVLPVKADAQMSFIEALKKADKIPAAQYSSYVESCQKQRQQDRSTVCLDTNDDPLEVLKIQLQEFTELLVEGNDGEMSAQLSRISHTLSVIFPGPPNELIGQAVIKLHIITPLSPELHVKVVNMILRNFCQCLLDASRANPPNKQSLWASRFVSVLLGNAQLLSCFMHRLWDLFHNQGSSLSPAHLLGLAAFVVHLHASMSHGPLVQLVPPILPKPVPVGEALSSALVCSTHTDMLFCVRLCLAAVCYGICRGDSLPQQQQQDYIVNSLYKKLLYLIPRLLPEARRTPITAGGPISECQEENLPGLWSSAADANSTWRKTAWHLWRHPAFCQLERIPQYKLLFSEWLANELKVQRSEDTLSDPERQEYQQWACLELYLSRPEEQGGCGGDMKNLCSHLLYAIMDQPLSGQSLEKHHHRVSEAGTCLPDILSRLQEFVYEMEVSDLSGSHRSRAGACDFLFELVSEKCSSTATSASPSFSAELSLQHALNTWNRVLLALPAVLFIKVKTEGGTTTLECNKLIEHVNQHQRKVCSPAGLLSCHLTAHLLRGVLCASVRCGRSGEEVNRAWSQISLRCPLLLVSTVHWWDRLSPVLLSLWRRLCDGEPLPEQLQLLTDCQNWACSLEKGLSLSPVPAAAALLLAASLHRAWRGCGCNTQDFSAALNMLRPEKGIQYRQVLVFLLFLTVNDYLSALLYPQEQSHQKARTLCKELLPLLLDSADWLLIFKSNEQGVYQSITMVTSDECTRLMPWAFYSLLLQQSAELLQRAMCCPGFLHTAVLCYISLLQLFLEGYTLTPTDQMEPFQILSHTKQFLLRAISQTSPAALSSSQRRQLESQCADLDPEVAAALSVNLDPHSLSPEMDFL; encoded by the exons ATGTCCCTGAGTGCATCGTGTGAATCGGTCTCTCAGAAAAGGACTCTGTCGAGCCTCCTCG ctgGTCGTGTGGTGAAGAGGCCGAAGCAGGGAGATGGTCAGCATCTGCATGAGGCAACGATCCAGCtgttggagcagcagcagaaccTCTGCAGTCTGCTCAGGGAGGTCGGG AATCCTGATCTGTGCAACATTTTCTGCGCTGAGAATGGAGAGCAGAAACAGGCAGAGTCTGAAGGCATCTCATCTGCCATTACAGGTTCACTGCTGG TATGTGGGCTGAGGCGTCAGGCCTCACAGCTGGGTGTCCCGGTGGCGGTGCTGTCAGTGAAGATGGTGCTGGAGAGACTGATGGAGATCACTGGAACTGAGGaagtgaaggaggaagaggacaagaGGAGAGAGCTGCTCACTTCCTCTCAGCGA gtccagctgtgtgtccttctAGAGTTCAGCAAAGAACTGCTGTCACAGGGAGCCCTCTGCCCTAAACTGCTCTGGCAGGAGTACAGAAGAgatcag AGGCTACCCAAGCTGGAGGTGGTGTATCATCTTCACTTTTACAACATCCTCACTCTGAAGTACATTTTAGAGAG TGATGAAGGAGTGAGGTTGTGGTTGGTGTCTCAGTTGAAGGCTCTGTGCGTCTGGACACCTCCACAAGGAGAAGAGGAGATCAGACAAGTTCAACAGAAGGTGTTGTCAA CTGTGGTTGGAGTCTTGGTGGGAACTGGCTTTGACGTGAGCCATGAgccagcagctgcagacaggAGGATTTCCCTGCTCTGCTGCTCAGTGCTGGATGACATGCTCTTCT GGCTTCTAGACACTGTGGAAAAGAGTCTGACGCTGCAGTCTGCTGGAGCAGGAGCCAAGCTATG GATTCAGATATTTGATGCTTCATTGTGTGGAGTTTCAGCGTCAGCGGATGCCCTTCAACGTTTCTTCACACACTCCCTCACACAGACTCTCACTTACAAGCCTCGACTAACAG TATCAGATGCCATCACTCTGCAGAACGAGTGGACCTTTGCAAAAACCAGCCGGCTGTTGACCTCTTTTTTCTGTAAG CTGGCTGTGATCTTCAGTGTGGAGCAACTGCTGTGTCACCTGCAGCAGGTTTTGGAAACCCACGAGGTCAGCTGGAAACACGTCCTGTGCTTCCTCTCCACTCTTCTAGTTTACAACCCCTGTGCCCAGCCCAGCCTCAGAG ATCTGCTGTCCAGACTGCTGAGCTCTGCATTTGAAGGCTATGACCTGGAGAACGTGATAACTGCCTTCCTATTGGCTCGACAGGGTGCGCTGGAGGGACCCGGCATCTTCCCCTCCTACAGCGACTGGTTCAAG ATGTCTTTTGGTGGAGGCAGTGGCTACCATGCGACCAGTAAGAAATCTCTGGTGTTTCTGCTGAAGTTCCTGTCTGACTTGGTTCCCTTTGAACCCCCACAGTACCTCAAG GTTCACATCCTACACCCTCCATATGTACCTGTGAAACACCGCAGCCTCCTGATGGAGTATGTCTCTCTGGCTAAGACCAGACTGGCTGACCTCAAG gaGTCAATGGAGGACATGGGTTTATATGAGGACGTTTCTGGTGCAGGTGGAGCATCAGTGCAG CCCCAGTGCCAGGCTGTCCAGGACGTGGAGAAGGCAGTGTCTCTGTTTGAGAGCACAGGAAGAATCTCTGCCACAGTCATGGAGGCCAG TATTTTCCGGAGGCCGTATTTCCTGACACGATTCCTCCCTGCTCTGCTGACGCCGAGAGTG CTTCCTGTGAAAGCTGATGCTCAAATGAGTTTCATAGAAGCTCTGAAAAA AGCAGATAAGATCCCTGCTGCACAGTATTCATCTTATGTGGAGTCCTGCCAGAAACAGAGGCAGCAGGATA ggaGTACAGTGTGTTTGGACACTAATGATGATCCTCTGGAGGTCCTTAAGATTCAACTGCAGGAGTTCACTGAGCTGCTTGTTGAGGGAAATGATGGAG AGATGTCGGCCCAGCTGTCCAGGATCTCACACACTCTGAGTGTCATCTTTCCTGGCCCTCCTAATGAGCTGATTGGACAGGCAGTCATCAAACTTCACATAATCACTCCTCTGTCCCCTGAGCTCCACGTCAAA GTCGTCAACATGATCCTGAGAAACTTCTGCCAGTGCTTGTTAGACGCTTCCCGAGCTAACCCTCCTAATAA ACAAAGCCTGTGGGCCTCCAGGTTTGTCAGTGTGCTACTTGGTAACGCAcagctcctctcctgctttATGCACAGACTATGGGACCTATTTCATAACCAG GGGTCGTCGCTGAGTCCCGCCCATTTACTCGGTCTGGCAGCATTTGTGGTCCACCTCCACGCCTCCATGTCACACGGTCCTCTGGTTCAGCTGGTCCCGCCCATTCTGCCTAAGCCAGTGCCTGTTGGAGAAGCCCTTAGCTCGGCGCTGgtctgcagcacacacactgacatgctCTTCTGTGTCAG GTTGTGTCTGGCAGCTGTGTGTTATGGAATCTGCAGAGGGGACTCACTGcctcagcaacaacagcaggacTACATCGTCAACAGCCTCTATAAGAAG ctTCTGTACCTGATCCCAAGACTGTTGCCTGAAGCCAGAAGAACTCCCATAACTGCTGGTGGTCCAATTAGTGAATGCCAGGAGGAGAACCTGCCTGGCCTGTGGAGCAGTGCCGCAGACGCCAACAGCACCTGGAGGAAGACTGCTTGGCATCTGTGGAGGCATCCTGCTTTCTGTCAGCTAGAACGCATACCACAGTATAAG TTGTTGTTCTCAGAATGGCTGGCTAATGAGCTCAAAGTACAGAGAAGTGAAGACACCCTGTCAGACCCAGAACG tcaggAGTACCAGCAGTGGGCCTGCTTGGAGCTCTACCTGTCTCGTCCTGAGGAGCAGGGAGGCTGTGGAGGAGACATGAAGAACCTCTGCTCTCATCTGCTTTATGCCATCATGGACCAGCCGTTAAG CGGCCAGAGCCTGGAAAAGCATCATCACAGAGTGTCAGAAGCAGGGACCTGTCTGCCAGACATCCTGTCCAGATTACAG gagtttGTCTATGAGATGGAAGTGAGCGACCTCTCTGGCAGCCATAGAAGCAGAGCTGGTGCgtgtgacttcctgtttgagtTGGTGTCTGAGAAATGCTCCTCCACAGCGACCTCAGCTTCACCGAGCTTCAGCGCCGAGCTCAGCCTGCAGCACGCACTGAACACATGgaacag agtACTGCTGGCTCTCCCAGCAGTGTTATTCATTAAAGTAAAAACGGAAGGAGGGACGACGACTCTGGAGTGTAACAAGCTGATAGAACATGTCAACCAGCATCAG AGGAAGGTATGTTCTCCAGCCGGCTTGCTGTCCTGCCATCTAACAGCACACCTCCTGAGA GGTGTGTTATGTGCCAGTGTACGTTGTGGCCGCTCAGGGGAAGAAGTCAACAGAGCCTGGTCTCAGATCAGTCTACGCTGTCCTCTGCTCCTGGTCTCCACAGTG cactgGTGGGACCGTCTATCTCCAGTGCTGTTGTCACTGTGGCGTCGTCTATGTGATGGAGAGCCTCTACcagagcagctgcagctcctcactgactgtcagaactgggcctgCAG TTTAGAGAAGGGCCTGTCGTTGTCGCCAGtgcctgcagctgcagctctgctgCTGGCTGCCAGCCTGCATCGTGCCTGGCGAGGCTGTGGGTGCAATACCCAGGACTTCAGTGCTGCCCTGAATATGCTGCGGCCAGAGAAGggcatacagtacagacag gtgctagtttttctgcttttcctgaCTGTAAACGACTATCTGTCGGCACTCCTGTATCCTCAG GAGCAGAGCCATCAGAAAGCCAGGACCTTATGCAAAGAACTTCTGCCTTTGTTGCTGGACTCTGCTGACTGGCTGCTCATCTTTAAATCAAATG AACAAGGTGTTTACCAGTCGATTACCATGGTGACATCAGATGAATGTACTCGACTGATGCCTTGGGCCTTCTACAG ccTGCTGCTCCAGCAGAGTGCTGAGCTGCTACAGAGAGCTATGTGTTGCCCTGGGTTCCTCCATACTGCTGTCCTCTGCTACATCAGTCTGCTGCAGCTTTTCCTGGAAGGATACACACTTACACCAACAGATCAG ATGGAGCCTTTCCAGATTCTGAGCCACACCAAGCAGTTTCTTCTGAGAGCAATCTCACAGACGTCTCCAGCTGCTCTGTCTTCCAGCCAACGCAGACAG CTGGAGTCTCAGTGTGCAGACCTGGACCCAGAAGTGGCAGCAGCTCTCTCTGTGAACCTCGATCCTCACAGCCTCAGCCCAGAGATGGACTTCCTCTGA
- the znf276 gene encoding zinc finger protein 276 isoform X2, with translation MKKKSRRPKSSETSRQTSRTQTKVNVSEEKRPPGNRGRPRKTVPVTTDSSYHDNTAKDKTVNLDFSVTAADDTQKHLECKSRSSGRLSTAICRLCHGKFSPRSLRHAFNKSPQDSIDIVDDESDAPAQSPLLFHTDFQRLVGVQLDRDPRLSEFICKKCHAKFYKCHSILIRFLQRVNLPPVGKVNLKSLKNAKCPESSVNCGSTTPQSFTSDPKCLHRLVSWAHHHGEACRSCPNLKEVLEGQCWGSVKAVWGCIDGHRYIMDTQCTNVTNPGLTLNFGSGAFGSGNGDGVMSEEEEQEQEEEDGRTPAGSISTLAQHSPPAVIAQTQSSALADWTGNTEDFTGHEEALSPAPAQLEDRAADSDLSDRVISEDDFEESRKGELSDDELFEPYSDKRAHRVTVPNKRRRSPKAPEGPKIKKKPGPKPGWKNKLKPKGEELPNIYKCPYQGCTAVYRAPDGLKKHIKEHHEEVRERPCPHPGCNKVFMIDRYLQRHVKLIHTEERNYICDQCGQTFKQRKHLSVHQMRHSGAKPLQCEVCGFQCRQRASLKYHMTKHKAEADLEFACLMCGKRFEKAHNLNVHMSMVHPLTQAEAHRGSSQQQQPLYSDLHTITLTGEVVQQDQDR, from the exons atgaaaaagaaaagcagacgTCCAAAATCATCTGAGACTTCACGACAGACCAGTAGGACACAGACAAAAGTGAACGTCAGCGAGGAGAAGAGGCCGcctggaaacagagggagaccTCGGAAGACTGTCCCTGTAACCACAGACAGTTCCTACCATGATAACACTGCAAAAGACAAGACTGTTAACTTAGACTTCAGTGTGACAGCAGCTgatgacacacaaaaacatctaGAGTGCAAGTCCAGATCTTCAG GTAGGCTGTCAACTGCTATCTGTCGGCTCTGCCATGGAAAGTTTTCTCCACGCAGCCTGCGGCACGCCTTCAACAAGTCGCCTCAGGATTCCATCGATATTGTTGACGATGAGTCAGACGCCCCGGCCCAGTCCCCCCTTTTATTCCACACAGACTTCCAGCGACTGGTTGGGGTCCAGCTGGACCGTGACCCCCGGTTATCGGAGTTTATCTGCAAGAAATGCCACGCCAAGTTCTACAAGTGCCACAGCATCCTGATCAGGTTTCTACAGAGAGTCAACCTCCCGCCAGTTGGGAAAGTGAATCTCAAAAGCCT gaaGAATGCAAAGTGTCCAGAGTCCTCAGTAAACTGTGGTTCAACAA CACCACAGTCCTTTACCTCAGACCCTAAGTGCCTCCACAGACTGGTGTCCTGGGCTCACCACCACGGAGAGGCCTGCCGCTCCTGCCCCAACCTGAAGGAGGTGTTGGAGGGCCAGTGCTGGGGCTCCGTTAAGGCTGTTTGGGGTTGCATAGATGGTCACAGATACATCATGGACACTCAGTGCACCAACGTTACAAACCCAGGGTTAACATTGAACTTTGGCAGTGGAGCGTTTGGGAGTGGCAATGGTGATGGAGTGatgtcagaggaggaggaacaggaacaggaggaggaggatggaagaacTCCAGCAGGAAGTATAAGCACTCTGGCTCAACACAGTCCACCTGCAGTCATAGCACAGACTCAGAGCTCAGCGCTGGCTGACTGGACCGGCAACACTGAAG ATTTTACAGGTCATGAGGAGGCGCTGTCTCCTGCTCCGGCCCAGCTGGAGGACAGGGCTGCTGACAGCGATCTGTCTGACAG GGTCATCTCCGAGGACGACTTTGAGGAGAGCAGAAAAGGAGAGTTATCAGACGATGAGTTGTTTGAGCCGTACTCAGACAAGAG AGCTCACAGGGTGACTGTCCCCAACAAGAGAAGACGAAGCCCGAAGGCCCCGGAGGGgcccaaaatcaaaaagaaaCCTGGACCCAAACCCGGCTGGAAGAACAAGTTGAAACCTAAAGG agaGGAGCTGCCCAACATTTACAAGTGTCCGTATCAGGGCTGCACAGCTGTCTATAGAGCTCCTGATGGTTTGAAG AAGCACATCAAGGAGCATCATGAGGAGGTGAGAGAGCGACCCTGCCCTCACCCTGGCTGCAACAAGGTTTTCATGATCGACCGCTACCTGCAGCGACACGTCAAGCTCATCCACACAG AGGAGAGGAATTACATTTGTGACCAGTGTGGCCAAACCTTCAAACAGAGGAAACACCTTTCAGTTCACCAGATGAGACATTCAGGGGCCAAGCCACTACA ATGTGAGGTGTGTGGCTTCCAGTGTCGCCAGCGAGCATCACTAAAATACCACATGACCAAACACAAGGCGGAGGCTGACCTGGAGTTTGCGTGCCTGATGTGTGGGAAACGTTTCGAGAAGGCCCACAACCTAAACGTCCACATGTCCATGGTCCACCCACTGACTCAGGCCGAAGCTCACAGAggcagcagccagcagcagcagccgctgTACTCTGACCTGCACACCATCACTCTGACTGGGGAGGTGGTTCAGCAAGACCAGGACAGATGA
- the znf276 gene encoding zinc finger protein 276 isoform X1, whose protein sequence is MKKKSRRPKSSETSRQTSRTQTKVNVSEEKRPPGNRGRPRKTVPVTTDSSYHDNTAKDKTVNLDFSVTAADDTQKHLECKSRSSAGRLSTAICRLCHGKFSPRSLRHAFNKSPQDSIDIVDDESDAPAQSPLLFHTDFQRLVGVQLDRDPRLSEFICKKCHAKFYKCHSILIRFLQRVNLPPVGKVNLKSLKNAKCPESSVNCGSTTPQSFTSDPKCLHRLVSWAHHHGEACRSCPNLKEVLEGQCWGSVKAVWGCIDGHRYIMDTQCTNVTNPGLTLNFGSGAFGSGNGDGVMSEEEEQEQEEEDGRTPAGSISTLAQHSPPAVIAQTQSSALADWTGNTEDFTGHEEALSPAPAQLEDRAADSDLSDRVISEDDFEESRKGELSDDELFEPYSDKRAHRVTVPNKRRRSPKAPEGPKIKKKPGPKPGWKNKLKPKGEELPNIYKCPYQGCTAVYRAPDGLKKHIKEHHEEVRERPCPHPGCNKVFMIDRYLQRHVKLIHTEERNYICDQCGQTFKQRKHLSVHQMRHSGAKPLQCEVCGFQCRQRASLKYHMTKHKAEADLEFACLMCGKRFEKAHNLNVHMSMVHPLTQAEAHRGSSQQQQPLYSDLHTITLTGEVVQQDQDR, encoded by the exons atgaaaaagaaaagcagacgTCCAAAATCATCTGAGACTTCACGACAGACCAGTAGGACACAGACAAAAGTGAACGTCAGCGAGGAGAAGAGGCCGcctggaaacagagggagaccTCGGAAGACTGTCCCTGTAACCACAGACAGTTCCTACCATGATAACACTGCAAAAGACAAGACTGTTAACTTAGACTTCAGTGTGACAGCAGCTgatgacacacaaaaacatctaGAGTGCAAGTCCAGATCTTCAG CAGGTAGGCTGTCAACTGCTATCTGTCGGCTCTGCCATGGAAAGTTTTCTCCACGCAGCCTGCGGCACGCCTTCAACAAGTCGCCTCAGGATTCCATCGATATTGTTGACGATGAGTCAGACGCCCCGGCCCAGTCCCCCCTTTTATTCCACACAGACTTCCAGCGACTGGTTGGGGTCCAGCTGGACCGTGACCCCCGGTTATCGGAGTTTATCTGCAAGAAATGCCACGCCAAGTTCTACAAGTGCCACAGCATCCTGATCAGGTTTCTACAGAGAGTCAACCTCCCGCCAGTTGGGAAAGTGAATCTCAAAAGCCT gaaGAATGCAAAGTGTCCAGAGTCCTCAGTAAACTGTGGTTCAACAA CACCACAGTCCTTTACCTCAGACCCTAAGTGCCTCCACAGACTGGTGTCCTGGGCTCACCACCACGGAGAGGCCTGCCGCTCCTGCCCCAACCTGAAGGAGGTGTTGGAGGGCCAGTGCTGGGGCTCCGTTAAGGCTGTTTGGGGTTGCATAGATGGTCACAGATACATCATGGACACTCAGTGCACCAACGTTACAAACCCAGGGTTAACATTGAACTTTGGCAGTGGAGCGTTTGGGAGTGGCAATGGTGATGGAGTGatgtcagaggaggaggaacaggaacaggaggaggaggatggaagaacTCCAGCAGGAAGTATAAGCACTCTGGCTCAACACAGTCCACCTGCAGTCATAGCACAGACTCAGAGCTCAGCGCTGGCTGACTGGACCGGCAACACTGAAG ATTTTACAGGTCATGAGGAGGCGCTGTCTCCTGCTCCGGCCCAGCTGGAGGACAGGGCTGCTGACAGCGATCTGTCTGACAG GGTCATCTCCGAGGACGACTTTGAGGAGAGCAGAAAAGGAGAGTTATCAGACGATGAGTTGTTTGAGCCGTACTCAGACAAGAG AGCTCACAGGGTGACTGTCCCCAACAAGAGAAGACGAAGCCCGAAGGCCCCGGAGGGgcccaaaatcaaaaagaaaCCTGGACCCAAACCCGGCTGGAAGAACAAGTTGAAACCTAAAGG agaGGAGCTGCCCAACATTTACAAGTGTCCGTATCAGGGCTGCACAGCTGTCTATAGAGCTCCTGATGGTTTGAAG AAGCACATCAAGGAGCATCATGAGGAGGTGAGAGAGCGACCCTGCCCTCACCCTGGCTGCAACAAGGTTTTCATGATCGACCGCTACCTGCAGCGACACGTCAAGCTCATCCACACAG AGGAGAGGAATTACATTTGTGACCAGTGTGGCCAAACCTTCAAACAGAGGAAACACCTTTCAGTTCACCAGATGAGACATTCAGGGGCCAAGCCACTACA ATGTGAGGTGTGTGGCTTCCAGTGTCGCCAGCGAGCATCACTAAAATACCACATGACCAAACACAAGGCGGAGGCTGACCTGGAGTTTGCGTGCCTGATGTGTGGGAAACGTTTCGAGAAGGCCCACAACCTAAACGTCCACATGTCCATGGTCCACCCACTGACTCAGGCCGAAGCTCACAGAggcagcagccagcagcagcagccgctgTACTCTGACCTGCACACCATCACTCTGACTGGGGAGGTGGTTCAGCAAGACCAGGACAGATGA